CGCTCAGCGACAACCTGGAAGGCGAGGTCAAGCCGAAGTCGTACTTCATCTTCTCCTTCGACCAGAAGCCCCTCAAGGAGCTGGGCACCGCCGCCATCCGCCGTCCGCCCGAAGAAGTCGCGCTCACCGGCGGCCCGTGGGAGCTGCGGCGCACCATCGTCTCGGTGCGCACCAACCCGGACTCGCCGTACCGCATCACGCGCGGCGAAACGGGGACGCTGCAGATGTGGCTCGACGGCCGCGTCATCGCCGACGTCGCGCTGCCGCCGATGCCGGAGTACTACCGCCACGGCCTCGCCAACGGCAAGACGGTGATGGAGACGGCGCCCACCATCCAGTGGGGCTACCTCATCTACCTGACCGTGCTGCGCCTCTGCCAGTACTTCGGCGCCAAGGAGGAGTGCCAGTACTGCGACATCAACCACAACTGGCGCCAGCACAAACAGGAAGGCCGCCCCTACACCGGCGTCAAGCCCGTGGACGACGTGCTGGAGGCGCTCGCCATCATCGACCGCTACGACACCGCGCGCGTGTCGCAGGCCTACACGCTCACGGGCGGCTCGGTGACGTCGAAGGTAGACGGGCTGGCCGAGGCGGACTTCTACGGCCGCTACGCGCAGGCCATCGAGGAGCGCTTCCCGGGCCGGTGGATCGGCAAGGTGGTGGCGCAGGCGCTGCCGCGTGAGGACGTGCAGCGCTACTTCGACTACGGCATCCGCATCTA
This portion of the Longimicrobium sp. genome encodes:
- a CDS encoding radical SAM protein, producing the protein MNTRTEQVEGLIARFPHIPREAVLKEDLLRTGIAFDDSALSDNLEGEVKPKSYFIFSFDQKPLKELGTAAIRRPPEEVALTGGPWELRRTIVSVRTNPDSPYRITRGETGTLQMWLDGRVIADVALPPMPEYYRHGLANGKTVMETAPTIQWGYLIYLTVLRLCQYFGAKEECQYCDINHNWRQHKQEGRPYTGVKPVDDVLEALAIIDRYDTARVSQAYTLTGGSVTSKVDGLAEADFYGRYAQAIEERFPGRWIGKVVAQALPREDVQRYFDYGIRIYHPNYEVWDKRLFEIICPGKERYVGREEWHRRIFDAAEVFGPRYVIPNFVAGVEMAKPFGFATVDEAIASTAEGLDHFMSRGITPRFTTWCPEPSTPLGKDNPEGAPLEYHIRLLEVYRETLEKHGLKPPPGYGVAGPGNAVFSVSSFMDTLSPEAVTAEEAVGAGT